The following coding sequences lie in one Rutidosis leptorrhynchoides isolate AG116_Rl617_1_P2 chromosome 6, CSIRO_AGI_Rlap_v1, whole genome shotgun sequence genomic window:
- the LOC139852429 gene encoding small ribosomal subunit protein bS1c-like — MTSLAQQIGGLRCPSLSTTHLTRKPSFSSINQQSVKKLHTIKAASVISNAQTRERQKLKDLFEEAYERCRTAPYEGVAFTLENFHSAIEKFDYNSEIGSKVKGTVFNVDANGAYVDITAKSSAFLPVREASIHGIKHVEEAGIFPGMREEFVIIGENEYDDSLILSLRQIQYDLAWERCRQLQAEDVVLKGKVVGANKGGVVAIVEGLRGFVPFSQISSTSSAEELLEQEIPLKFVEVDEEQSRLILSNRKARADSQAQLGIGSVVTGVVQSLKPYGAFIDIGGVNGLLHVSQISHDRVSDIATVLQPGDNLKVMVLSHDRERGRVSLSTKKLEPTPGDMIRNPRLVFEKAEEMAMTFRQRIAQAEAMARADMLRFSPESGLTLNADGTLGPLGSDLPAEGLDLNEIPLAED, encoded by the exons ATGACGTCACTGGCACAACAAATCGGCGGTTTGAGGTGTCCATCTCTCTCAACAACACATTTAACACGAAAACCCTCATTCAGTAGCATCAATCAACAATCAGTAAAAAAATTGCATACAATTAAAGCAGCATCTGTTATATCAAACGCACAAACCAGAGAGAGACAAAAACTCAAAGACTTGTTTGAAGAAGCTTACGAGAGATGCAGAACGGCACCGTATGAAGGCGTTGCATTCACTCTTGAAAATTTTCATAGTGCTATTGAAAAATTCGATTACAATTCTGAAATCGGTTCTAAG GTGAAAGGAACTGTTTTCAATGTGGACGCAAATGGAGCGTATGTTGATATTACAGCAAAGTCTTCAGCATTCTTACCAGTCAGGGAGGCAAGTATTCATGGTATAAAACATGTAGAAGAGGCAGGCATATTTCCTGGAATGCGTGAGGAGTTTGTTATTATTGGTGAAAATGAATACGATGATAGCTTAATATTGAGCTTACGCCAGATTCAGTATGACCTTGCTTGGGAGCGATGTCGACAGCTTCAAGCTGAAGATGTTGTGCTGAAGGGTAAG GTTGTTGGTGCAAACAAAGGTGGAGTTGTGGCAATTGTTGAGGGACTTCGTGGATTTGTTCCATTTTCACAAATTTCGTCG ACTTCAAGTGCAGAAGAGCTTCTTGAGCAGGAAATCCCATTAAAGTTTGTGGAGGTAGACGAAGAACAATCTAGACTCATTTTGAGTAACCGAAAGGCTAGGGCTGACAGCCAGGCACAGCTCGGGATTGGGTCTGTTGTCACCGGTGTGGTTCAGAGTCTCAAACCGTATGGTGCTTTCATTGATATTGGTGGAGTCAATGGGCTTCTCCATGTTAGTCAGATCAGCCATGATCGCGTATCTGACATTGCGACCGTCCTTCAACCTGGTGATAATCTCAAG GTTATGGTATTGAGCCACGATCGTGAAAGAGGCCGAGTTAGCCTGTCAACTAAAAAACTAGAGCCAACTCCCGGAGACATGATTCGCAACCCAAGGTTGGTTTTCGAGAAG GCGGAGGAGATGGCTATGACCTTTAGGCAGAGAATTGCCCAAGCAGAAGCCATGGCACGTGCCGATATGCTTAGATTCTCACCTGAG AGTGGGTTGACTTTGAATGCAGACGGCACATTAGGTCCACTTGGCTCGGACTTGCCTGCGGAGGGTTTGGATTTGAACGAAATCCCCTTGGCTGAGGATTGA
- the LOC139852614 gene encoding small ribosomal subunit protein uS11x yields MSKRKVREPKEENVTLGPATREGELVFGVAHIFASFNDTFIHVTDISGRETMVRITGGMKVKADRDESSPYAAMLAAQDVSQRCKELGINALHIKLRATGGNKTKTPGPGAQSALRALARSGMKIGRIEDVTPIPTDSTRRKGGRRGRRL; encoded by the exons ATG TCAAAGAGAAAGGTTAGAGAGCCTAAGGAAGAGAATGTAACTCTGGGACCTGCTACCCGTGAGGGAGAGCTTGTATTCGGTGTGGCACATATCTTTGCATCATTCAATGATACATTCATT CATGTTACTGATATATCTGGACGAGAAACTATGGTTCGGATTActg GTGGGATGAAGGTCAAAGCTGATAGAGACGAATCTTCACCTTATGCTGCTATGCTTGCTGCCCAAGATGTTTCCCAGCGATGCAAG GAACTTGGCATCAATGCTCTCCACATTAAGTTGCGTGCAACTGGTGGAAATAAGACCAAGACACCTGGTCCAGGTGCCCAGTCTGCTCTCAGAGCTCTTGCTCGTTCTGGGATGAAAATTGGCCGTATTG AGGATGTGACTCCGATCCCAACCGACAGCACTCGCCGAAAGGGTGGTAGAAGAGGAAGGAGGCTGTAA